Below is a window of Polyangiaceae bacterium DNA.
GAGCAGCCGCTCCGCCCCGTGCTCCGCCCTGAGCGCGGAGGGCTCCACGTCCGTGAGCTTGTAGCCGCGGCGCTCGAAGTAGCCGCGCGCAGCGGCGTAGCCGAGCTCGACCAGCTGCGGCCCGGTGCAGCGCACGTCCTTGCCGGAGCTCTTGTAGCCTTGCCCCTTCGGGCAGTTGGGGTCGCCCTTGGCCACCAGCTCGGCGAGCTCCGCCTCGCTGAGCGGGCGCCGCGCCGGGTCGGACGCCTTGCGCTCCAGCCGCTCGAGGTGTGCGCGGAGATCGTTCTCGCCCTTCTGGAGCTGGGCGACCTCGTCGTCGCGGCCGGCCTCCTGGCACGCGCGCCGCGCCGTCTCCACCGCGGTGAGGTTCCTCTGCACGCTCTCCTTGCTCTTCGGATCGACCTCGCGCGAAGCCTCCGAAGCGACGCCGACCAAGCGCATGCACTCCTTGCTCTTGGGTCCCACGCACGAAATGACCCCCAGAAGCGCTGCGAGCGAGACTCCGCGCACCATTTGCCGAGAGTCTAGCCGACGTCGCGTCCCGTCCGTCGAGCGCGCGGCGCCCGGCCGTTGAAAGACTCAACGCCGAACCCCTGCTGCGGCACCAGCAAGGGGTTTTCAGCAGCGATTTGCCGTTGAGCTTCTCAACGCCCGGGTGTGGAGATCCTCCGATCCGGGTCCGGTGGCGCGTGGGCGCGGGGCGGGATCCAGGGCGATTCGCGGGGATCCGCGGCGGCCAGTGGCTGGCACGTGGGGTGCAATGCGTCATCGGCAAACCCCTCGAAACGCACGGCCCCAAAGAAGGAGCGCCGTCATGGCCCACCGAGAAGAAAACCTGAACTTCAAAGACTACGTCATCATCGTCGCGCTGACGCTGGGCGCGCTCGGCCTGATCCCGCTCTTCGCGGTGTTCGGCTTCGCGCTGCAGTTCGCCTTCGTCCTGGTGATGCCCGCGCTCCTGATCGGGAGCGTCGTATACGCGCTGAGCACGACCGCGGAGGTCATCGTCTCACAGGTGCAGGGCGTGAACGTCCCGATGGACGTGCGCCTCCACCGTGGTCACGGCTGGGCGCGACGCGCGCCGGGCTGCGTGGTCGCTGGAGTGGACGACTTCGCCCAGCGGCTGATCGGACCGGTGGACTCGATCGAGACCGCGGCCATCGGCATGTCGGTGAAGGCCGGCGATGTGATGGCGGTGCTCCGCCACGGTGAGCGCGAGATCGCCATCCGCGCACCGATCAGCGGCAAGGTGACCGGCGTGAACCCGCTGCTCCGCGGCAATCCCTCGCTCGTCAACTCGTTCCCGTACGGCCGGGGCTGGCTGGTCGAGATCACCCCGGAGCCCTCCAGCCTGAAGCACGGCATGAAGGAGCTGTTCGCTCGCGGCCGGGCGACCCGCTGGATGCGCCGCGAGATCGACCGCCTGTTCGCCCTCACCGCTCCCGACCCCGAGATGCCCACTCTGGCCGACGGTGGTGAGCTCTCCGTCGACGCCTGCGCCCACCTCGACGATGCCGCCTGGAAGCGCGTCGTCAGCGAAATCTTCCCTTGAACCCAGGAAGGTGTGCCGTGAACGCCCCCCGCACTTTCGGTCTGTTGCTCCTGGTCGGAACCTGGACTGGCGCCGCGCTGGCGGCGCCTCCGCCTTCCATCCCGAACCAGGACTGTCTCGAGTGTCACCGCCAGCCCGGCACGGAGAAGGGGCCAAAGGGCAAGGACGGGCAGCCCATCGACATGAAGCGCTATGCGCTGTCGGCCCACGCCGACGTCGCCTGCGTGAAGTGCCACGCCGACGCCAAGGCCGACAGCCACGGCGCCGGGCTCGCGCCCGTCGCTTGCGGCAGCTGTCACGCCGAGGAGGCGAAGCGGTACCAGAAGGGGGCGCACGCCGAGAGCAAGAAGCCCGTCGCCTGCGCCGACTGCCACGGCACGCACGACACCCGCTCCGTCAAGGACCCCGAGAGCCAGGTCTCGCGCGCCAACCTGCCCGCCACCTGCGGCAACTGCCACGACGGCAAGGCGAAGGCCAAGGGCCAGCCGGCGTTCTCGCGCAAGGACTACGAGAGCAGCGTCCACTTCCGCGGCATGACCGACGACGGGCTGACCGTGTCGGCCACCTGCAACGATTGCCACGGCGGTCACGACATGGCCGCCGTGGCCAGCAAGAGCTCGCCCATCTTCCGCGACAACGTGCCCAAGACTTGCGGGCAGTGTCACGACGGCATGTTCGAGCAGTACATGGAGGGCGCGCACGGCGTGGCCCTCGCGAAGGGCAACAGCGACACGCCGGTCTGCACCGACTGCCACGGCGAGCACGGCATCCGCGATACTTCCGACCCGAAGTCCAGCGTGTTCGCCGCCGCCATCAGCAAGTCGACCTGCCCGCAGTGTCACAGCGCGGAGCACGTCAACCGACGCTACGGCTTGGCGACGACCCAGGTCGAAGGCTACCGCCAGTCGTTCCACGGGCTGGCCGACCAGTTCGGCGACACCACCGTCGCCAACTGCGCCAGCTGCCACGGCGGGCACCTGATCCTGAACTCTTCGAATCCGAAGTCGTCCGTCAACAAGGCCAACCTGGCGGCGACCTGCGGCACGTGCCACCCCGGCGCCAGCGACAACTTCGCGGCCGGCAGCGTCCACAACCCGGAGCAGGCCAGCGGCGGCGCCGTGATCGCGTTGGTGAAGAAGATCTACATCGCGCTGATCACCCTGACCATCGGCGGCATGCTGGCCTACAACGGGCTCGACTACCTCGCCACGCTGCGCGAGCGGCTGCGCCAGCTGAAGAAGACCCGCCGCGTGTCCCGCTTCACGCTGGGCGAGCGCGTGCAGCACCTGTGCCTGGTGGTGACCTTCTTCGTGCTGGTGATCAGCGGTTTCTCGCTGCGCTACCCGGACGCCTTCTGGGTCAAAGCGCTGTCGGACACCGGCCTGAGCTTCGCGGCGCGCGGTTACGCGCACCGAGTGGCCGCCGCCATCTTCGTGGTCGCGTCGCTCTACCACCTCTACTACCTGTTCGCGACGGCGCGCGGCCGGAGCCAGGGCAAGGCCATGCTGCCGAACCGGCAAGACCTCCGGGACCTCTGGCACCAGCTCCGCTACTACGTCGGCCTCGAGGCGAAGCCTGGTCACTTCGGCCGCTACTCCTACGTGGAGAAGGTCGAGTACCTGGCGCTGATCTGGGGCTCCATCGTGATGGTCGTCACGGGCTTCATCATGTGGTTCGAGGTCGGCGCGATGCGCTTCATCCCCATGTGGGGCTGGGACCTGGCCGCCCTGATCCACCTGTACGAGGCCTGGCTCGCCACGCTCTCGATCCTGGTGTGGCACCTCTACCACGTGGCCTTCAAGCCCTCTGGTCACGGTGTGAGCCTGGCCATGTACACGGGCGAGCTCAGCGAAGCGGAGATGAAGCACGAGCACCCGCAGGAGCTCGAGACCCTCGGTCAGACCGAGATCCTCCCGCCCGAACCCGACAAGGAGCCGTCCCATGACACGCCGACGCTGTCACGGCCGCTGCCAGCCCACCGCTAGCGCTCTCGTCGTCGCGCTCGGGCTCGCGTTCGCGCTCGGCTGCGCGGCGGAGACCCGGGCCCCGGCCCCCGCGAGCGAGCAGCGCTCGCTCTTGGTGGAGGTCAACTGGGAGCCGAACGTGGAGCTCGAGCCGCTGCGCGACTCCGTGCATGCGAAGCTCGACTGCCCCGACTGCCACGCCCGCATCGAAGAGCGGCGCCTGGACGCGAAGAAGCCGCTGGCCGAGAACCTGTGCCAAGGCTGCCACCAGAAGGCGGATGCTGCGTTCGCGCTCTCCGTGCACGGCGCGGCGGGCAGCGAGAAGGGCGCACGCTGCCAGGACTGTCACGGCGCTCACGACGTGCGGGCGGTCAAGGACCGGCAGAGCAGCGTGAACAAGAAGAACGTGGCCAAGACCTGCGCCAAGTGCCACGACAATCCGCTGTTTTCCGCCGAGCTCGACCCCGAGAACAAGCAGGTGGTGGGTCAGTACGCGGAGAGCATCCACGGCAAGAAGCTCCTGGACAAAGGCATGCTCAAGTCGCCGTCCTGCACGGACTGCCACGGCGGCGGTCACGACGTGCAGGAGGTCAAAGACGCCAAGAGCGCCGCGCAGAAGTCGGCGGTGATGGCGATGTGCGACAGCTGCCACAGCGGCATCACCAAGACGTTCAGCGCGAGCGCACACGGCAAGGCCCTGGCCAAGGGCGACGAGAACGCTCCGACCTGCGCCAGCTGTCACAGCGCCCACGCCGTCAGCGAGAAGGCGCTCGCGTTCCGCCTGGGCAGCGACCGCCAGTGTGGCAGCTGCCACGAAGAGCGCTTCGGCGCGCATCTCGAGACCTACCACGGTCGCGCCCACGCGCTGGGCGGCGCCAAGGTGGCGACCTGTTTCGACTGCCACGGCAGCCACGACGTCCTGCCGAGCAAGGACCCGGCGTCGCTGGTCTCCGCGGAGCGCAAGCTCGACACCTGCCGGTCCTGCCACGCGGACGCCCCCGCCAACCTCGCCGGCTACCTGCCGCACGGCGATCCGCAAGACCGAGCCGGCTTCCCGCTGCTCTACTGGGCCAACCAGTCGATGACCTGGCTGATCCGGGCCGCACTGGCCCTGCTCGTGCTGCACAGCTTGGGCTGGATGCTGCGCAACCTGCTCGACTTCGCGCGGGACCCCGACGAGTACCGCGAGGCGCGCTGGCGCCGGATGCGTGAAGCGCGACGCGACTACGCTCCGGCCTTCCGCGGCGTCGATCGCCTCTGCTACGCGCTCCTGCTCGTCTCCTTCGTGCTCTTGGTCGTGACGGGCTTGCCGCTCGGCTTCAACCAGACCGCCTGGGCGAAGGAGCTGTTCGGGCTCCTGGGCGGGGCCGACTCCGCGCGCAGCCTTCATCGCCTGGGTGCGGTCTCGACCGTGGCGTACGCCGCTCTCCACCTCGGCAGCCTGATCGCGCCGCTGTGGCAGCGTCGCGGCCAGTATCGCGACGAGGCGGGCCGCTTCCGGCTCGGCCGCTTCTTCGCGCTCGTGTTCGGCCCGGAGTCGCCGCTGCCCAACCCGCGCGATCTCAGGAGCTTCTGGGCGCACGCGAAGTGGCTCTTCGGGCGCGGGCCGGAGCCGAAGTTCGAGCGCTACCGCTACTGGGAGAAGCTCGACTACCTGGCGCTCTTCCTGGGCATCTCGGTCATCGCAGCCTCGGGGTTCGTGATGTGGGCCCCCGAGCTCGCGCTCTTGGTCCTGCCGGGCTCCTGGGTGAACCTGGCGCAGATCATCCACAACGAGCAGGCGCTCTTGGTGCTGGTGACGATCCTGAGCGCCCACGTCTGCCACCTGGTCCCGCGCGTCTTCGCGCCGCAGAGTCCGTCCGGGTCCCGAGCCCGTCGAGCCGTGTCACTGGCCCGTTCGGCCCTCGCCTCGGGGCGCTGAGCTAGGCGCGCCGCGCGGCCGGGGCGTGGGTTGCTCTTAGCGCGAGCAAGCAGCGATCGCAGAGCTCGTCCGACTTGAGATCGACGTCGTCCGCGGTCGAGGAGGCGTGCATCACGCAGCGAGGGTCCAGGCAGTGGAGGAGCCCCTGGCAGTGTCCGAGCTCGTGCACGGCTTCCTTCAGCAGACGCGCCCGGAGCACCTCCGGGCGAACCGACAGCCCATTCGGGCCCTCCGCCAAGCGGAAGGTGGACACGAGCGCGGCGCGCCCCCCCAGCTGGGCCTCACCGATCACGAAGGTGAAGATGGGGACGAACAAGTCCTGGCCGGTGACCCCCAACACCAGCCCCGAGTCCGAGAGCGCAGCAAGGGCGGAGAGTAGGCGTCGGGTGTCGTACTGGCTCCGCGCCTCGCTGTAGCTCTGGCCCATGTCCAGCTCGGTCTCGGCGGTTCGGCAGCTCGCGCGGAACACCCGTTCGAGACGCGGTCCCAGCCACGGCAAGAGCAACCCGGCCTCGGGCAAGCCCATCGGGACGAGCAGCAGGTCCGTCGGCGAAGGCATGAGCGCTCTCGAGATCAGTCGCGCAGCCGGTACTTCTTGATCTTGTTGTAGAGCGTGACTCGGTCGACCTCCAGCGCCCGCGCTGCCCGGGAGATGTTCCAGTCGTGACGGGCGAGCACCCGGGCGATGTGGAGCTTCTCCGCGTCCGCCAGCGTGGTGGGCTCGTCCGCCGCCGGGGCCGGGGCCGGGTCGCGGATGAGCACCAGGTCGCCGGCCTCCACTCGCGGTGGCTCCGCGACGACGGCCGCCCGCTCGATGGCGTTCTTGAGCTCGCGCACGTTCCCAG
It encodes the following:
- a CDS encoding glycine cleavage system protein H, producing MAHREENLNFKDYVIIVALTLGALGLIPLFAVFGFALQFAFVLVMPALLIGSVVYALSTTAEVIVSQVQGVNVPMDVRLHRGHGWARRAPGCVVAGVDDFAQRLIGPVDSIETAAIGMSVKAGDVMAVLRHGEREIAIRAPISGKVTGVNPLLRGNPSLVNSFPYGRGWLVEITPEPSSLKHGMKELFARGRATRWMRREIDRLFALTAPDPEMPTLADGGELSVDACAHLDDAAWKRVVSEIFP
- a CDS encoding cytochrome c3 family protein — its product is MNAPRTFGLLLLVGTWTGAALAAPPPSIPNQDCLECHRQPGTEKGPKGKDGQPIDMKRYALSAHADVACVKCHADAKADSHGAGLAPVACGSCHAEEAKRYQKGAHAESKKPVACADCHGTHDTRSVKDPESQVSRANLPATCGNCHDGKAKAKGQPAFSRKDYESSVHFRGMTDDGLTVSATCNDCHGGHDMAAVASKSSPIFRDNVPKTCGQCHDGMFEQYMEGAHGVALAKGNSDTPVCTDCHGEHGIRDTSDPKSSVFAAAISKSTCPQCHSAEHVNRRYGLATTQVEGYRQSFHGLADQFGDTTVANCASCHGGHLILNSSNPKSSVNKANLAATCGTCHPGASDNFAAGSVHNPEQASGGAVIALVKKIYIALITLTIGGMLAYNGLDYLATLRERLRQLKKTRRVSRFTLGERVQHLCLVVTFFVLVISGFSLRYPDAFWVKALSDTGLSFAARGYAHRVAAAIFVVASLYHLYYLFATARGRSQGKAMLPNRQDLRDLWHQLRYYVGLEAKPGHFGRYSYVEKVEYLALIWGSIVMVVTGFIMWFEVGAMRFIPMWGWDLAALIHLYEAWLATLSILVWHLYHVAFKPSGHGVSLAMYTGELSEAEMKHEHPQELETLGQTEILPPEPDKEPSHDTPTLSRPLPAHR
- a CDS encoding peptidase M54, with translation MPSPTDLLLVPMGLPEAGLLLPWLGPRLERVFRASCRTAETELDMGQSYSEARSQYDTRRLLSALAALSDSGLVLGVTGQDLFVPIFTFVIGEAQLGGRAALVSTFRLAEGPNGLSVRPEVLRARLLKEAVHELGHCQGLLHCLDPRCVMHASSTADDVDLKSDELCDRCLLALRATHAPAARRA